The following coding sequences are from one Panicum hallii strain FIL2 chromosome 5, PHallii_v3.1, whole genome shotgun sequence window:
- the LOC112892157 gene encoding protein transport protein sec31-like: MNTSQFMDKQILGLAASAAPSGGVAGGGGSVDLSDLMIPTPQEDGEDRLRRRRSISSANGIADDVLPSYDFQPIRTTAAAPAPQASWGSLDSKAPSASYNLKSAGILEPHVLKKVSHEEDRSNLATVTIADIDRTMKKYSDNLLHALEGVSSRLSQMESRTHHLETSVDDLKLTIGNYNGSTDGKLRHLENMLREVQAGVQILRDKQEIVETQLQLAKFQTPQTDTQSSENSGSGQVGSQQQPAAPPQVAIQPQHQVLTPSQPPALPALPAPNAPPPPPTLQSQTPSQFPSHLQHPQVPSVPTVASVPSVPALPRDAYYAPSAQPNETMHQQYQAPPVPQPQAPPAPPQQYQTPSQFPQYSQPPQASNVNPSTPLAPPAPQQPEETIPYAPPQNYPLNVRPPSPYMQPPSGPAPPYYGQQNPSMYEPPASRPNPGPPSSYGSGGYGPQGGSGFSESYGYTGSPSHRGNAGMKPSSPFAPSSGGSGNYGSGRLPTAQILPQAVPISSSSPSGSSGNRVPLDDVVEKVATMGFSREQVRATVRRLTENGQNVDLNVVLDKLMNGR, from the exons ATGAACACGTCTCAGTTCATGGACAAGCAGATCCTCGGCCTCGCGGCCTCTGCCGCCCCCTCCGGCGGAgtcgcggggggcggcgggagTGTGGATCTCAGCGATCTGATGATCCCGACCCCCCAGGAGGACGGCGAggaccgcctccgccgccggcgtaGCATCAGCAGCGCCAACGGGATCGCCGACGACGTGCTTCCCAGCTACGATTTCCAGCCCATCCGCACcactgccgccgcccccgctcccCAGGCCTCGTGGGGATCGCTCGACTCCAAGGCACCCTCCGCCTCATACAATCTCAAG AGTGCTGGTATACTGGAGCCACATGTGCTGAAGAAAGTTAGTCATGAGGAGGACAGGAGTAACTTAGCCACAGTTACAATAGCAGATATTGATCGAACCATGAAGAAGTATTCTGATAATCTTTTGCATGCACTGGAAGGTGTAAGCTCAAGGCTTTCACAGATGGAGAGCAGAACACACCACCTTGAAACTTCTGTTGATGATTTGAAGTTAACAATTGGTAACTATAATGGCAGCACTGATGGAAAACTCAGGCACCTTGAGAACATGCTCAGGGAG GTTCAAGCAGGTGTGCAGATTTTGCGAGACAAGCAGGAAATTGTGGAGACACAGCTCCAGCTTGCAAAGTTCCAGACACCCCAAACTGATACCCAGTCATCAGAAAATAGTGGGTCTGGACAGGTTGGCTCGCAGCAGCAGCCAGCGGCTCCCCCGCAAGTAGCTATTCAGCCACAGCATCAAGTCCTGACCCCTTCACAACCACCAGCACTTCCCGCACTTCCTGCTCCAAATGCACCGCCTCCACCTCCAACGCTCCAAAGCCAAACTCCATCACAGTTTCCAAGCCATTTACAGCATCCACAGGTACCATCAGTCCCGACTGTTGCATCAGTTCCCTCAGTCCCAGCGTTACCAAGGGATGCTTACTACGCTCCATCTGCTCAGCCGAATGAAACCATGCATCAGCAGTATCAAGCGCCGCCAGTTCCGCAGCCACAGGCGCCGCCAGCACCACCTCAGCAGTACCAAACTCCATCCCAGTTTCCTCAGTATTCACAGCCACCTCAGGCTTCAAATGTTAACCCTTCAACTCCCCTTGCACCTCCTGCACCCCAGCAACCAGAGGAAACTATACCCTACGCACCCCCTCAGAACTATCCACTGAATGTACGCCCTCCTTCACCTTATATGCAACCGCCTAGTGGACCTGCTCCTCCTTACTATGGGCAACAAAACCCTAGCATGTATGAACCGCCTGCAAGCCGTCCTAACCCTGGGCCACCATCATCTTATGGTTCTGGTGGGTACGGGCCACAGGGTGGAAGTGGTTTCTCTGAATCATACGGCTACACTGGGTCTCCTTCCCACCGTGGCAATGCTGGAATGAAGCCGTCCTCACCTTTTGCTCCATCCTCAGGGGGAAGTGGCAACTATGGCAGTGGCAGGCTCCCCACGGCTCAGATCCTACCACAGGCGGTGCCGATCAGCTCCTCCAGCCCAAGTGGCTCTTCAGGCAACAGGGTGCCACTTGACGACGTAGTGGAGAAGGTCGCTACAATGGGATTCTCAAGAGAGCAGGTGAGGGCGACCGTGCGGAGGCTGACGGAGAACGGGCAGAATGTGGACCTGAATGTGGTGCTTGACAAGCTGATGAACGGGCGATAA
- the LOC112894155 gene encoding galactinol--sucrose galactosyltransferase, with protein sequence MAPNLSKATPDLLGDAAAPVEGLKAPSRFTLKGRDLAVDGHPFLLDVPANIRLTPASTLVPAADATAGGGSFLGFDAPAARSRHVVPVGRLRGTRFMSIFRFKVWWTTHWVGDSGRDVENETQLMVLDRSGSGSGGRPYVLLLPIVEGAFRACLESGKVDDYVDMVVESGSSAVRGAAFRSSLYLHAGDDPFELVREAVRVVRAHLGTFRTMDEKTPPPIVDKFGWCTWDAFYLKVHPEGVWEGVRRLAEGGCPPGLVLIDDGWQSICHDDDDPASGAEGMNRTSAGEQMPCRLIKFQENHKFREYKQGGMGAFVREMKAAFPTVEQVYVWHALCGYWGGLRPGAPGLPPAKVVAPRLSPGLQRTMEDLAVDKIVNNGVGLVDPERARELYEGLHSHLEASGIDGVKVDVIHLLEMLCEEYGGRVELAKAYFSGLTESVRRHFGGNGVIASMEHCNDFMLLGTEAVALGRVGDDFWCTDPSGDPNGTFWLQGCHMVHCAYNSLWMGNFIHPDWDMFQSTHPCAAFHAASRAVSGGPIYVSDSVGQHDFALLRRLALPDGTILRCEGYALPARDCLFADPLHDGRTVLKIWNVNRFAGVVGAFNCQGGGWSPEARRNKCFSEYSVPLAARASPADVEWRSGKGPGVSVKGVSQFAVYMVEAGKLQLLRPDEGVDLTLAPFTYELLVVAPVRVISPERAIKFAPIGLANMLNTAGAVQAFETRNDSNGVTAEVAVKGAGQMVAYSSARPRLCRVNGEEAEFAYKDGMVTVDVPWLGSSSKLGRVEYVY encoded by the exons ATGGCTCCCAACCTCAGCAAGGCCACGCCGGACCTGCTCGGCGACGCGGCCGCCCCCGTCGAGGGCCTCAAGGCGCCGTCGCGCTTCACGCTCAAGGGCAGGGACCTCGCCGTGGACGGCCACCCGTTCCTGCTCGACGTGCCAGCCAACATCCGCCTCACCCCGGCGTCGACGCTGGTGCCCGCCGCCGAcgccacggcgggcggcggcagcttcCTCGGCTTCGACGCGCCGGCGGCCAGGAGCCGGCACGTGGTGCCCGTCGGCAGGCTCCGCGGCACCCGGTTCATGAGCATCTTCCGCTTCAAGGTGTGGTGGACGACACACTGGGTGGGCGACAGCGGCCGCGACGTGGAGAACGAGACGCAGCTGATGGTGCTCGAccgctccggctccggctccggcggccGCCCGTACGTGCTGCTGCTCCCCATCGTCGAGGGCGCCTTCCGCGCCTGCCTCGAGTCCGGCAAGGTGGACGACTACGTGGACATGGTGGTGGAGAGCGGGTCCTCGGCGGTGCGCGGCGCCGCGTTCCGGAGCTCCCTGTACCTGCACGCCGGCGACGACCCGTTCGAGCTCGTGAGGGAGGCCGTGCGGGTGGTCCGCGCCCACCTCGGCACGTTCCGGACCATGGACGAGAAGACCCCGCCGCCGATCGTGGACAAGTTCGGGTGGTGCACGTGGGACGCCTTCTACCTCAAGGTGCACCCGGAGGGCGTGTGGGAGGGCGTCCGCCGCCTCGCCGAGGGCGGGTGCCCCCCCGGGCTGGTGCTCATCGACGACGGCTGGCAGTCCATCTgccacgacgacgacgacccggCGTCCGGCGCCGAGGGCATGAACCGCACCTCCGCCGGCGAGCAGATGCCCTGCCGGCTCATCAAGTTCCAGGAGAACCACAAGTTCCGGGAGTACAAGCAGGGCGGGATGGGCGCGTTCGTGCGGGAGATGAAGGCGGCGTTCCCGACCGTGGAGCAGGTGTACGTGTGGCACGCGCTGTGCGGGTACTGGGGCGGCCTCCGCCCCGGCGCGCCGGGCCTGCCGCCGGCCAAGGTGGTGGCGCCCAGGCTCTCCCCGGGCCTGCAGCGCACCATGGaggacctcgccgtcgacaaGATCGTCAACAACGGCGTCGGGCTCGTGGACCCCGAGCGCGCGCGCGAGCTGTACGAGGGCCTGCACTCCCACCTCGAGGCATCCGGCATCGACGGCGTTAAGGTCGACGTCATCCAC CTGCTGGAGATGCTGTGCGAGGAGTACGGCGGGCGCGTGGAGCTTGCCAAGGCCTACTTCTCCGGCCTGACGGAGTCGGTGCGCCGGCACTTCGGCGGCAACGGCGTGATCGCGAGCATGGAGCACTGCAACGACTTCATGCTGCTGGGCACGGAGGCCGTCGCGCTGGGCCGCGTCGGCGACGACTTCTGGTGCACGGACCCCTCCGGCGACCCCAACGGCACCTTCTGGCTGCAGGGCTGCCACATGGTGCACTGCGCCTACAACTCGCTGTGGATGGGCAACTTCATCCACCCGGACTGGGACATGTTCCAGTCCACGCACCCCTGCGCCGCGTTCCacgccgcctcccgcgccgTCTCCGGCGGGCCGATCTACGTCAGCGACTCGGTGGGGCAGCACGACTTCgcgctgctccgccgcctcgcgctCCCCGACGGCACCATCCTCCGGTGCGAGGGCTACGCGCTGCCCGCGCGCGACTGCCTCTTTGCCGACCCGCTCCACGACGGCAGGACCGTGCTCAAGATCTGGAACGTCAACCGCTTCGCCGGCGTCGTCGGCGCATTCAACTGCCAGGGCGGCGGGTGGAGCCCCGAGGCGCGCCGGAACAAGTGCTTCTCGGAGTACTCGGTGCCCCTCGCGGCGCGCGCCTCGCCGGCCGACGTCGAGTGGAGGAGCGGCAAGGGGCCCGGCGTCAGCGTCAAGGGCGTGTCCCAGTTCGCCGTGTACATGGTCGAGGCCGGGAAGCTGCAGCTCCTGCGCCCTGACGAGGGCGTGGACCTCACCCTCGCGCCCTTCACCTACGAGCTTCTCGTCGTCGCCCCCGTGCGCGTCATCTCGCCAGAGCGCGCCATCAAGTTCGCGCCCATCGGCCTCGCCAACATGCTCAACACCGCCGGCGCCGTGCAGGCCTTCGAGACCAGGAATGACTCGAACGGCGTCACCGCCGAGGTGGCTGTCAAGGGCGCGGGGCAGATGGTGGCGTACTCGTCGGCGAGGCCCAGGCTGTGCAGGGTGAACGGCGAGGAGGCCGAGTTCGCGTACAAGGACGGCATGGTCACCGTCGACGTGCCGTGGTTGGGGTCCTCGTCCAAGCTCGGTCGCGTCGAGTATGTCTACTGA